A window from Labrus mixtus chromosome 14, fLabMix1.1, whole genome shotgun sequence encodes these proteins:
- the LOC132988124 gene encoding Golgi SNAP receptor complex member 1-like isoform X2: protein MLVAMTTELEQLLSKLTAVNDKMAEYTNTPGSSSHNAALMHTLQRHRDILQDYTHEFHKTKTNFFSLREREDLLGSVHRDIESYKSSSGVNNRRTELFLKEHEHLRNSDSLIDNAISIAMATKENITFQRGMLKSIQTRVTTLANRFPAINSLIQKINLRKRRDSLILGGVIGVCTILLLLYTFH from the exons CTTACAGCAGTCAATGACAAAATGGCCgaatacacaaacactccaGGATCTTCATCGCATAACGCAGCATTGATGCACACcttacagagacacagagacattttaCAG GACTACACTCATGAGTTCCACAAGACCAAAACCAACTTCTTCAGCCTGCGGGAACGAGAAGACCTTCTTGGCTCTGTCCATAGAGACATTGA GTCCTACAAGAGCAGCTCAGGAGTGAATAACAGACGGACTGAACTCTTCCTGAAGGAGCATGAGCATCTCAGAAA CTCAGACAGTCTTATTGACAATGCAATAAG TATCGCCATGGCTACCAAAGAGAACATCACATTTCAGCGTGGGATGTTGAAGTCCATTCAAACCAGGGTCACAACTTTGGCCA ATCGTTTCCCCGCCATCAACAGCCTCATCCAGAAAATCAATTTGCGCAAGAGGCGGGACTCTTTAATTCTAGGCGGGGTGATTGGCGTCTGCACCATCCTGCTGTTGCTCTACACTTTCCACTGA
- the LOC132988127 gene encoding trafficking regulator of GLUT4 1-like translates to MAINTDAAFGKSALGEREVSNPTDFQDTEKLLSTTINEPTGQTNIKPSDSFSLTIRGSVRSLDSDQNGHRSPLKSGSIGHLTAPPKSPSRLSLGPLPSPLPPGSTPRSYLWLAVLSCFCPAVPLNICALWYAHVSRSVFLTGDIEGARKYGRLSMLLSCLAMLLGVAVIIFIVLTIEIQQ, encoded by the exons ATGGCTATCAACACTGATGCTGCCTTCGGGAAAAGCGCCCTCGGCGAGAGGGAAGTTTCAAACCCCACCGACTTCCAGGACACGGAGAAGCTGCTGAGCACCACGATCAACGAGCCCACTGGACAGACTAACATCAAGCCGTCCGACTCCTTCTCGCTCACCATCAGAGGCAGCGTCCGCTCCCTGGACTCAGACCAGAACGGACACAGATCACCGCTAAAGTCGGGCTCCATCGGGCATCTTACGGCCCCACCCAAGTCCCCGTCCCGGCTCAGCTTGGGTCCGCTGCCCTCACCGTTGCCACCCGGGTCCACACCCCGGAGTTACCTCTGGCTCGCAGTGTTGTCCTGTTTTTGCCCTGCTGTGCCGCTCAATATATGTGCCTTGTGGTATGCACATGTG TCCAGGTCTGTTTTCCTAACAGGAGACATTGAAGGAGCAAGGAAGTACGGGCGCCTGTCCATGCTGCTCAGCTGTCTAGCAATGCTGCTGGGTGTGGCTGTCATCATCTTCATAGTGTTAACAATAG agaTCCAGCAGTGA